The Thunnus albacares chromosome 11, fThuAlb1.1, whole genome shotgun sequence genome contains a region encoding:
- the LOC122992124 gene encoding 4F2 cell-surface antigen heavy chain-like isoform X3, whose product MNKYTEVDIKEVELHEMTGDVQTVGRNKNGSLKRKVLSTDELMKDAGTLGPVFWLVFGLFIVVLVGEILYIVLTPGCKPVSEMNWWNKGPLYQISDLVAFSDGLAGVEKKLDYISELGVKGLVLGPLHTIQVDQLDTLNLTEINPTQGTEAALVALLEKAHKKGISVVLDLTPNYLGASPWFRTGDLDDVMEKVTTAAAHWLRLGVDGIKISDLSHASMSPDWSKLQSAVQGDNTEDTKKRLLMGVVEGVSAAEVSQLITSSGVDLVLSDLLSSRTGGVEHIKDMNILHSQQRNVGWGLGAARLDQLSKQDLIRLYQLLLFTMPGTPVFTYEDEIGLQAQGGKMVWDIEKEPAEGAVEAERKKHVAMRKWFRSLSELRGKKPSLLNGDFYPLHSRASSLAFLRMWDQSERYITAVNWGAASERLSLTPEPTVGLVLPEKVKVKLSTDPSLEAESTVSLDRIILAPRRGVLLEYPACFFNRTPVSQS is encoded by the exons ATGAATAAGTACACTGAGGTTGATATTAAAGAAGTGGAGCTACATGAGATGACAGGTGACGTCCAGACTGTAGGCCGAAACAAAAATGGCAGCCTCAAGCGGAAGGTTCTGTCTACAGATGAGCTGATGAAGGATGCTGGCACTCTAGG ACCGGTGTTTTGGCTAGTGTTTGGGCTTTTCATCGTGGTCCTGGTTGGAGAAATACTTTACATAGTCCTGACCCCTGGCTGCAAACCCGTCTCTGAGATGAACTGGTGGAACAAAGGACCTCTGTACCAGATATCTGACCTTGTGGCCTTCTCTGACGGACTGGCAG GTGTTGAGAAAAAGTTGGACTACATCAGCGAGTTGGGGGTGAAAGGCCTGGTTCTGGGCCCTCTTCACACCATACAGGTCGACCAGCTGGACACCCTGAATCTGACAGAGATCAACCCGACCCAGGGAACAGAAGCAGCCCTGGTTGCCCTGCTGGAAAAGGCCCACAAGAAGG GCATTTCTGTGGTTCTTGACCTGACTCCAAACTACCTGGGAGCTTCTCCCTGGTTCAGAACGGGTGATCTTGACGATGTGATGGAGAAAGTCACA ACTGCAGCGGCTCACTGGCTGCGGTTGGGTGTTGACGGCATCAAGATATCTGACCTCAGTCATGCCTCCATGTCTCCTGATTGGTCAAAGCTGCAGTCTGCCGTCCAGGGCGACAACACTGAGGACACCAAGAAGAG GCTGCTGATGGGTGTGGTGGAAGGTGTTTCAGCTGCAGAGGTGTCTCAGCTCATCACTTCCTCTGGTGTCGATCTCGTCCTGTCTGACCTGCTCAGCTCCAGAACAGGGG GTGTGGAGCACATCAAGGACATGAACATCCTTCACTCTCAGCAGAGAAACGTGGGCTGGGGTCTCGGTGCCGCCCGACTGGACCAGCTGTCTAAACAAGACCTGATCcgtctctaccaactcctgcTGTTCACCATGCCGGGAACTCCGGTGTTCACCTACGAAGACGAGATCGGCCTTCAGGCGCAG GGTGGAAAGATGGTTTGGGACATAGAGAAGGAACCTGCTGAAGGAGCTGTTGAG GCTGAGCGGAAGAAACACGTTGCTATGAGGAAGTGGTTCAGATCCCTCAGCGAACTGCGAGGCAAAAAGCCTTCTCTCCTCAACGGCGACTTCTACCCTCTCCACTCCCGCGCCTCCTCCCTCGCTTTCCTCCGCATGTGGGACCAGAGCGAGAGATACATAACAGCCGTCAACTGGGGAGCAGCGTCTGAGAGACTCTCACTCACACCGGAACCTACAG TGGGACTAGTGTTGCCAGAGAAAGTCAAGGTCAAGCTGTCAACTGACCCGAGCCTGGAGGCAGAATCCACAGTCAGCCTGGACAGAATCATCCTGGCACCCAGACGAGGAGTCCTGCTGGAGTATCctgcttgtttttttaacaggacaccagtcagtcagtcctaA
- the LOC122992124 gene encoding 4F2 cell-surface antigen heavy chain-like isoform X1, with product MLMVCYNSKYYKYEVVFSITMNKYTEVDIKEVELHEMTGDVQTVGRNKNGSLKRKVLSTDELMKDAGTLGPVFWLVFGLFIVVLVGEILYIVLTPGCKPVSEMNWWNKGPLYQISDLVAFSDGLAGVEKKLDYISELGVKGLVLGPLHTIQVDQLDTLNLTEINPTQGTEAALVALLEKAHKKGISVVLDLTPNYLGASPWFRTGDLDDVMEKVTTAAAHWLRLGVDGIKISDLSHASMSPDWSKLQSAVQGDNTEDTKKRLLMGVVEGVSAAEVSQLITSSGVDLVLSDLLSSRTGGVEHIKDMNILHSQQRNVGWGLGAARLDQLSKQDLIRLYQLLLFTMPGTPVFTYEDEIGLQAQGGKMVWDIEKEPAEGAVEAERKKHVAMRKWFRSLSELRGKKPSLLNGDFYPLHSRASSLAFLRMWDQSERYITAVNWGAASERLSLTPEPTVGLVLPEKVKVKLSTDPSLEAESTVSLDRIILAPRRGVLLEYPACFFNRTPVSQS from the exons ATGTTAATGGTTTGTTACAACAGCAAATACTATAAATACGAAGTAGTGT TCTCTATCACCATGAATAAGTACACTGAGGTTGATATTAAAGAAGTGGAGCTACATGAGATGACAGGTGACGTCCAGACTGTAGGCCGAAACAAAAATGGCAGCCTCAAGCGGAAGGTTCTGTCTACAGATGAGCTGATGAAGGATGCTGGCACTCTAGG ACCGGTGTTTTGGCTAGTGTTTGGGCTTTTCATCGTGGTCCTGGTTGGAGAAATACTTTACATAGTCCTGACCCCTGGCTGCAAACCCGTCTCTGAGATGAACTGGTGGAACAAAGGACCTCTGTACCAGATATCTGACCTTGTGGCCTTCTCTGACGGACTGGCAG GTGTTGAGAAAAAGTTGGACTACATCAGCGAGTTGGGGGTGAAAGGCCTGGTTCTGGGCCCTCTTCACACCATACAGGTCGACCAGCTGGACACCCTGAATCTGACAGAGATCAACCCGACCCAGGGAACAGAAGCAGCCCTGGTTGCCCTGCTGGAAAAGGCCCACAAGAAGG GCATTTCTGTGGTTCTTGACCTGACTCCAAACTACCTGGGAGCTTCTCCCTGGTTCAGAACGGGTGATCTTGACGATGTGATGGAGAAAGTCACA ACTGCAGCGGCTCACTGGCTGCGGTTGGGTGTTGACGGCATCAAGATATCTGACCTCAGTCATGCCTCCATGTCTCCTGATTGGTCAAAGCTGCAGTCTGCCGTCCAGGGCGACAACACTGAGGACACCAAGAAGAG GCTGCTGATGGGTGTGGTGGAAGGTGTTTCAGCTGCAGAGGTGTCTCAGCTCATCACTTCCTCTGGTGTCGATCTCGTCCTGTCTGACCTGCTCAGCTCCAGAACAGGGG GTGTGGAGCACATCAAGGACATGAACATCCTTCACTCTCAGCAGAGAAACGTGGGCTGGGGTCTCGGTGCCGCCCGACTGGACCAGCTGTCTAAACAAGACCTGATCcgtctctaccaactcctgcTGTTCACCATGCCGGGAACTCCGGTGTTCACCTACGAAGACGAGATCGGCCTTCAGGCGCAG GGTGGAAAGATGGTTTGGGACATAGAGAAGGAACCTGCTGAAGGAGCTGTTGAG GCTGAGCGGAAGAAACACGTTGCTATGAGGAAGTGGTTCAGATCCCTCAGCGAACTGCGAGGCAAAAAGCCTTCTCTCCTCAACGGCGACTTCTACCCTCTCCACTCCCGCGCCTCCTCCCTCGCTTTCCTCCGCATGTGGGACCAGAGCGAGAGATACATAACAGCCGTCAACTGGGGAGCAGCGTCTGAGAGACTCTCACTCACACCGGAACCTACAG TGGGACTAGTGTTGCCAGAGAAAGTCAAGGTCAAGCTGTCAACTGACCCGAGCCTGGAGGCAGAATCCACAGTCAGCCTGGACAGAATCATCCTGGCACCCAGACGAGGAGTCCTGCTGGAGTATCctgcttgtttttttaacaggacaccagtcagtcagtcctaA
- the LOC122992124 gene encoding 4F2 cell-surface antigen heavy chain-like isoform X2, with protein MHFQELPVYVNVSITMNKYTEVDIKEVELHEMTGDVQTVGRNKNGSLKRKVLSTDELMKDAGTLGPVFWLVFGLFIVVLVGEILYIVLTPGCKPVSEMNWWNKGPLYQISDLVAFSDGLAGVEKKLDYISELGVKGLVLGPLHTIQVDQLDTLNLTEINPTQGTEAALVALLEKAHKKGISVVLDLTPNYLGASPWFRTGDLDDVMEKVTTAAAHWLRLGVDGIKISDLSHASMSPDWSKLQSAVQGDNTEDTKKRLLMGVVEGVSAAEVSQLITSSGVDLVLSDLLSSRTGGVEHIKDMNILHSQQRNVGWGLGAARLDQLSKQDLIRLYQLLLFTMPGTPVFTYEDEIGLQAQGGKMVWDIEKEPAEGAVEAERKKHVAMRKWFRSLSELRGKKPSLLNGDFYPLHSRASSLAFLRMWDQSERYITAVNWGAASERLSLTPEPTVGLVLPEKVKVKLSTDPSLEAESTVSLDRIILAPRRGVLLEYPACFFNRTPVSQS; from the exons ATGCATTTCCAAGAGCTGCCTGTCTATGTTAATG TCTCTATCACCATGAATAAGTACACTGAGGTTGATATTAAAGAAGTGGAGCTACATGAGATGACAGGTGACGTCCAGACTGTAGGCCGAAACAAAAATGGCAGCCTCAAGCGGAAGGTTCTGTCTACAGATGAGCTGATGAAGGATGCTGGCACTCTAGG ACCGGTGTTTTGGCTAGTGTTTGGGCTTTTCATCGTGGTCCTGGTTGGAGAAATACTTTACATAGTCCTGACCCCTGGCTGCAAACCCGTCTCTGAGATGAACTGGTGGAACAAAGGACCTCTGTACCAGATATCTGACCTTGTGGCCTTCTCTGACGGACTGGCAG GTGTTGAGAAAAAGTTGGACTACATCAGCGAGTTGGGGGTGAAAGGCCTGGTTCTGGGCCCTCTTCACACCATACAGGTCGACCAGCTGGACACCCTGAATCTGACAGAGATCAACCCGACCCAGGGAACAGAAGCAGCCCTGGTTGCCCTGCTGGAAAAGGCCCACAAGAAGG GCATTTCTGTGGTTCTTGACCTGACTCCAAACTACCTGGGAGCTTCTCCCTGGTTCAGAACGGGTGATCTTGACGATGTGATGGAGAAAGTCACA ACTGCAGCGGCTCACTGGCTGCGGTTGGGTGTTGACGGCATCAAGATATCTGACCTCAGTCATGCCTCCATGTCTCCTGATTGGTCAAAGCTGCAGTCTGCCGTCCAGGGCGACAACACTGAGGACACCAAGAAGAG GCTGCTGATGGGTGTGGTGGAAGGTGTTTCAGCTGCAGAGGTGTCTCAGCTCATCACTTCCTCTGGTGTCGATCTCGTCCTGTCTGACCTGCTCAGCTCCAGAACAGGGG GTGTGGAGCACATCAAGGACATGAACATCCTTCACTCTCAGCAGAGAAACGTGGGCTGGGGTCTCGGTGCCGCCCGACTGGACCAGCTGTCTAAACAAGACCTGATCcgtctctaccaactcctgcTGTTCACCATGCCGGGAACTCCGGTGTTCACCTACGAAGACGAGATCGGCCTTCAGGCGCAG GGTGGAAAGATGGTTTGGGACATAGAGAAGGAACCTGCTGAAGGAGCTGTTGAG GCTGAGCGGAAGAAACACGTTGCTATGAGGAAGTGGTTCAGATCCCTCAGCGAACTGCGAGGCAAAAAGCCTTCTCTCCTCAACGGCGACTTCTACCCTCTCCACTCCCGCGCCTCCTCCCTCGCTTTCCTCCGCATGTGGGACCAGAGCGAGAGATACATAACAGCCGTCAACTGGGGAGCAGCGTCTGAGAGACTCTCACTCACACCGGAACCTACAG TGGGACTAGTGTTGCCAGAGAAAGTCAAGGTCAAGCTGTCAACTGACCCGAGCCTGGAGGCAGAATCCACAGTCAGCCTGGACAGAATCATCCTGGCACCCAGACGAGGAGTCCTGCTGGAGTATCctgcttgtttttttaacaggacaccagtcagtcagtcctaA